The DNA window CAGCCCACAGACGGCGCCGCGGGCGCGTTGGCCGAGCCGTACCTCCTCTTCTTCGGCGGCTTCCTCCCCTCGCCCGCCTTCACCCCGATCCTCGAGGCAGCGATGGGCGAGATCACCGAGGCGATGGCCACCTGGGACACGCAGCGGACGCACCTGAACATGTCGTCCAACAAGCCCGTCGAAGTCCTCTTCCCCACCGACGTCCTGTCCTCCCTGCGCGCCATCAAGCACCGCCGTGACCCGAACGGAGTGATTCGCAGCAACCACCCCGTCGGGTAGTGCAACAGCCGTTTTGAAACACGTGTTGTAAAACACCTGTACTACAACAGGCGTTTTACAACACGTGTTTCACATGGCCGATCGTGCGCCCTGGTACGGGATCGCCCCGGTGATCGACGCGGACGAACGGCGGATGCTGCGCGGTATCGGTGAGAATGCCGTAGAGGTCAGGGCGGCGAAACGCGTCGCCCTCGGTCTCGCGGTCGCGGAAGTCGCGGAGCCGGTCCAGGTCGAAGATCGCCGGATAGATGCCTTCGTGCTCGCCGGCTTCGACGACCAACATGTCCCGTGCGCTCGAGTCGGAGTTCGAGATGCCGTCGAAGGCGATCGAATGACCCTTGCCGGCGCCCGGATCGTTGGCCATCGCGATGGCGACCATGTTCTCGTCGGAGCGCGAGCGGAGCTGGCTGAGCCGGTACGTCTCCATGCTGCTGGCGTTCGGCACCAGGATGAGCTCGGCGCCGGCGAGCATGAGCGCGCGAGCGGCTTCGGGGAACAGTCGGTCGAAGCAGATCATCGCGCCGACCTGCACTGCTCCCGCTGCGGTGTCGAGCGTCGTCACGGGAAACCCGTCGCCGGGCGTGCACGCGGCCTCGCTCTGGCTGAACGCACAGGGGTGCACCTTGGCGTACGTCAACACGAGCTCACCGTGGCGATCGATCAGCGACACCGTGTTGCGGGGTAGGCCCGGCCAGTCCTCAAGGTAGGTCACCGCGATGGCCAGCTGGAGCTCTCGGGCGAGGTCGCGGAAGTGACGAACGAAGGCCGAGTTTCGGCCGATGGCGAGTCCGCGCCAGATCTCGGCCGCGGGTGGCGACGGCGGTACGCGGTCGGTCCATCGGTCCGGCGAGCGATAGACGTCCGGGCCGTCCGGGTCGAGCGGAACGGCCGGGGCGAAGCCGATGCTGAACAGTTCGGGGAACAGCGCGACGTCCGCGCCGAGATGCTTCGCCTTGCGGCAGGCGGCCTCGCCGATGGCGAGGTTGGCGGCCTGGTCGTTCCCGGCCGCGGCGATCTGCAGCAGGGCGACGGTGAGCACAGACATTCGAGATCCTCCAGTTGGTGAGTGTCGACCCGGGTGGCGGTGCGAGTCGGCTGGAGGACCTCGTGGGGTGCCAGTCGGTCAAATCATCTGCATCGCAACGTACACCGAAAGAGAACGCGTGTCGTGGTACGTCTCCGCTCTTGCGAGGGTGTACCACGACACGCGTTCCGGTTCAGGCGAGCAGGAGGCTGCGCTCCGGGGAGTCGGTGTCGGAGGCGATGCCCAGGGTGTAGGCGGCGGCCGCGGCGTCGCGGCGGGTGCGGGCGCCGAGTTTGCTGAGGATGGCGGACACGTGGTGGTCGACCGTTCGCACCGACACCACCAGCTGCTGGGCGATCTCCGCGTTCGTCAACCCACGCGCCAACAGGACGAGGACGTCGAGCTGCCGGTCGGTCAAGCCCGCCGGGTTGTTGCGGGTGCTCGACTGCACTCCACGCGGGATTCGCTGCACGCCGATCGCCTTCAGTCGGCGGCGCACGATCGTGGCCGTCGCGGTGGCGCCGAGCTCGTCCAGGATCGACAACGCCTGCAACATCGCCTCCGCCGACCCGGCGGCAGCCAGCTCCAGGGCTTGCTCGTACGGGTCCCCCACCCGCTCCCACGCAGCAGCCGCCGCACGCCACGAGCCGCTCAGCCCGGCCGCGTAGCCCTCGGCCAGCCCGGGGATCGACGTGACCTCCACCCCAGCGCGCGAAAGGTACCGCAGCAGCTCACCAAACGCAGGCGTGAACCCGTGCGGCAACAAGGCCAACACCCCGTCCCGCACGGCATGCGCGATGTCGTCGCGCCCGTTCAGGAAAGCCCACTCGACATAAGCCGTCGCCGCATACCGCAGGCCGGCCATCGACCGCAGCGACACAGCGCGCGACCACGCCGACGCCAACAGCTCCTGCGCCCGCGGATCCCCGCGCCGCGCCAGGAGGCGACCGTACGCCGGTGTGCTGAACAGGTCCAGCAGCCCCGGGTCCTCCACGGCAGAAGCCAACCGGCCGAACAAGGACTCCGCCAGCTCCCACTCGCCCCGACGCAGGTGCAGCATCGCCACATGCGCGTCCAGGGAGTACGAGTGGAACCACAACCCACGCTCAGAAGTGAAAGCCGAACCCTCGTCGAGCAAGGCAGGCAGCGACGACCACTCCCCCTGGCAGAACAGCAACTCCACCAGGTTCGTGTATCCCCGCGCAGCCGCCTCGTGGTCCCCCGTCGCGAGCGCCAGAGCAAGGCTGTCCCGCAGATACTGACGCGCCGGCGCCCCCTGCAGAGCCAACTCGCCATGAGCGACGCCGAGATAGTTCAAGCACAGCGCGGCAAAGTCGGTCCGTCCCGCCGCGGCAGCGAGCGAACGGGCCTCCGTCAGCGCGGCGATCCCGGTCACCGGGTCGCCGGTCAACACCAGGATCGCGCCCCGGTAGTACGCCGCCGCCGCACGCACCGAGTCCGACGACGTCGACGAAGCCACCGACACCGCCCGGTCGATCGTCGACAGGGCACCCGACGTGTCGCCCGCCATCAGCTGGTGGCGCGACTGCCGCAGCAACGTCTCCGCCAGCTCGACCGGCGACCCCACGACCTCGCGCAACGTGATCGCGGAGTCCCCGACCACCACGGCCTCGGTGAAGCGGTGCGCGATGTGCAGCTCCCAGGCGTAATCGTCAAGCACAGCAGCACGTTCGGCCACCGGAAGCGAGTCGACGTACGGCAACAACGCCTCGAAGAACACCAGCGCCTGCCGGTGCGACCCCGCCTGCGTGGCCTCCCGCGCGGCCTGCGGCGCGTACTCCAGCACCGTCGCGACATCTCCCGCCGCCACCGCGTGGTGGATCAGGCACGACAGCGGAGCGTTCCCGAGCTCGAGCATCTTCCGCACCAGGTCGGCGTGCATCGTACGGCGACGAATCGGCGCCAGCGACTGCTCCAGGGCGCGCCGAGCGATCTCATGCCGGAATCGCAGGCCGGTCCCGTCCAGCTCGATCAGCCCCGAACGTTCGGCCACCGACAGCTCGTGCAGAGCATCCCCGACCACGTGCCGCGCGACCTCGAGCGTGATCGCCCCCGGCAGGATGCACAGCTGCTCCAGCACCCGCAGCGTCGACAGGTCGAGCGACCGCAGCCGCGCGAGCACCGCGTCGACCACGCTCGTCGGCACCCCGCCCGCGGCGGCACCAGCGGCGAGCACCTCAGTCACGAAGAACGGGTTGCCAGCCGTCAGCTCGTGCAGCTCACGAGCGTCCCAGCCGGACCCCGAAGCCAACGTACGCACGGACTCGACCGTCAACGGCGACAGCGCGAGCCGGTACACCCGGCTGTCGGCGAGCGCCCCCAGCACCGGCCGCAGCGGGTGGCGGGCGTCGACCTCGTCGTCGCGGAACGTCAGCACCAGCACCACGCGCAACCGGTACAGCCGCCGCGCGAGGTAGTGCAGCAGGTCCAGCGTCGCGTCGTCGGCCCAGTGCACGTCCTCGATCACGAGAACGGTCGGGTGCGCGCCGTCGAGCTCAGCGCACAGCGCATCGAAGATCTGGTCGGGCGAGCCGGCGGCGAGGGCACGCTCCAGTGGCCCGCCCGAACCGCGAGCGGCGTCGCGAAGCGGCGCCAGAGCCGGCGGCGCGAGCATGTCGTCGCAGCTACCGACCATGACCTTGACGCCGCCCCCCACGCGGCGCAGGAACTCACGGACGAGGGAAGTCTTGCCGATTCCCGCCTCGCCCGTCAGCAGGACGGCGGTGCTGTGACGTGTCGTCGCCGCGGCGACCGCGGCCATGAGGGTCTGGACATGATCATGACGTTCGAACAGTGCTTCCATCGGAGTTTCCCCACCCGCACCTGTAGCAAAGCCTGTATGGACACCTGGCCCTACAGCTCGAGGTTGCTCAGCGTGAAACCCTGGAACTTCACCGCAACGCCCCTGCCGTCGCCACGTCGCCCTGACCTGACGGCGTGGTGGATCCCTCTGCGTGACAGAGTGGCGGGTCGATGCTGTGGGAAACGCTGTGGGGACCGTCGTCAGTCGCCGGGCTCCCGGATCAAAGCGGCATGCAACGCCACAGTCTCGGCGCTCGGCCCCACCCCGAGCTCGTCCGCAAGCAGCGTCGACAGCGTCTGATAGTGCCGGAGCGCCCGCCCCCGGTCACCCATCCGTACGTACGAAGCCATCAGCTCCCGGTGCGCCGGCTCCAGCAGCGGATCGTGCTCGATCGCCCGCAGGTACAGCTCGGCCGCCGCGGCGTGCGACCCCTCACCAGTGCGCAAACCGGCCAGGTCGAGCAGCGCCCGCTCGTACGACTGCTGCAGCGAGGAACGGCGGGTATCGACCCACGCACCGGACAGATCAGCGCAATAGTCGCCGCGATACAGCTCCACCGCCTCCGCCAAAGCCAGCGCCGTACGAGGTCCGCCGACCACCGAAGCGAAGCGCTCCACATCGAAGGAGTAGGCGAGCGACCGGTTGAACGCGTACCGCCCCTTCCGGAACAAGATCCAGTCCGTACGTCCCAACGCCCGTCGCAGCTGGTGCAGGCAGGTGTGGAAGCTGTTTCGCAGCACGAGCGTCGAGGCCTCGGGCCACAGCGCCGCCCCGATCGTGTCCTTGTGCGCGGACTCCTCGCCCAGCAAGAAGAACAGCAGCTCCCGCGGCTTGGCGTACCCCCAGTCCGCCGGCCCCAGCAACGCACCGTCCCGCCGCGCCGCGCTCGCGCCGAAGCCGAGCAGCACCAGCGGCGCCGGCTCCGCAACGGCAACAGGCGCGGGCCGTCGCAGAGAAGCCGGCAGCTCGGCGACCAACTCGTCCAACGAGCGCAGTTCTCCCAACTCCCACTCGCCCGCGAACACGCTCGGCCCGAGCGCCTGCCGTACCGACGCCGTGATGCGCTCGACGTCCGGGCGCTCGACCGCCGGAACGGGCCACCCCCACGACTCGTGCAGCTGCCCCGCACAGCCGAGCAAGCGCGCGGCGAGCTTCGCGTCCGACGACTCGACCGCGGCACCCGCGAGCGTCTCGAGCACCGTGGGCACCCGCCACCGGTTCCCGCCCTCCAGGCACAGCCGCAGCGCCTCCGACAGGTCGCGCCACGCCTCGTCGAAACGACCAGACCGCAGCGCGAGCACGCCACGCAGCTGCAGTCCCCAGGCGAGGACGTTCCGGTACGCCCCTGCCCGTGCCGTCCGCAACCCGTCCGCGAAGAACGAGCCAGCAAGCCCCACATCGCCTGAATACAAGGCGATTCCGCCCCGAAGCACGGCCGTCCACGCGAGTGCCTCCGCGTTGCCCGAACGTTCATGCAGCTCGTACGCCTGCAAGCCGAGCTCGGAAGCGCGCGACAGCTCGCCGGCCAGCAGCTCGCGCATGCACAGATAGTCGACCGCGCGGGCCGCTCGCGACTCGTCGCCGAGTTCTTCCCACAGGGCAACGGTTTCCTCGCCGAGGCGCCGCGCCTCCGCGTAGTCGCCGCGACGCATCGCGACGCCGCCCAGCCAGTTCAGCTCGATGCCCACGCCGGTCCGGTCGCCCTCGGCCTGGTACGCCGCCAGGCCGGCCTGCAGCCAGGTCTCCGAGGCGTCCTCGTCGCCCTGCAGATGGGCCATCGACGCGGCCCCCATCAACGCCCGCGCACGCAGTTCCGTCGGCGCCGAGCCCTCGATCGCGAGCGCCGACTCCAACCAGTCCCGCCCCTCGCTGAACCAGCCCTGCAGGTAGTACGCCCACCAGCAGCCGACAGCGATGTGCAGCGCACCCTCGGCCAACCCGTTCGCCTCGCACCAGGTGAGCGCCGCCCGGAGGTTGCCGCGCTCCTCGTCGAACAGCCGGAGCAGCTCCTCCTGCTGGCTGCCGTCCACGCCGTCGCCGATCCGCATCGCCACCGACAGGAACCAGTCGGCGTGCAGCCGGGCCGCGGCCTCGTCCTCGCCGAGCTCGCTGACGACGAACTGGCGCACGACCTGCAGCAGCCGGTACCGGGCCGTCGCCCCCTGCGTCACGAGCACGAGCGAACGGTTCACCAGCGACGAGAGCAGCCGCAGCACCTCACCCGAGGCGACGCCCGACTCGGCCGACACGGCCTCGACGGCGGCAAGATCGAACGTGCCCGGGAACGGAGCGAGCCGCCGCAGCAGCTGCCGTTCGGGCTCCGACAGCAGGCTCACGCTCCAGTCGAGCGCAGCCTGCATCGCCCGGTGCCGCGGCAGCGACTGCCGGTCGCCACCGACGAGAACGGCCAACGGGTTCGCCAGCTTCGTCGCGACCTCGGCCGGCGTCATCAACGCCGACCACGCGGCCGCGAGCTCGATCGCGAGCGGGATCCCGTCCAGCTGCTGGCAGATCCGCAGCACGTCTTCGGCGTTCGCGGCGTCAACGACGAAGTCGTGCCGCGCCTGCCGGGCGCGGTCGGCGTACAGCTGCACGGCGTCGGGCGACGGCAGCGACGGAACGGCGAACATCACCTCGCCCTCGGCGTTCAGCACGGCCTGGCTGGTCGCCACGATGCACAGCTCCGGACAGTTCGTGAGCAACGTGGCCGCGAGGTCGGCGATGGCGTCGACGAGGTGCTCGCAGTTGTCCAGCACCAGCAGCGTCGGTCCGCTCGACAGCCGGCGCTCGATGGCGGGGAGGAGGGGCGCCGTCGGCGTACTCCGCACGTGCAGGGTCTCGGCGATCGCCGGCAGCACGCCGGTCGGGTCGTTCAGGTGCGCCAGCGCGACCCACCAGACGCCGCCGGCGAACCGCGGCTGGACCCGCCGGCCGAGCGCCAGCCCGAGCCGGCTCTTGCCGCTGCCACCAGGCCCGATCAGCGTGACCAGGCGTGCGGCGGAGACGAGTCGCTCGAGCTCTCCCAGCTCGTTCTCCCGGCCGACGAAGCTGGACAGCCGGACCGGGAGGCTACCGTCCGCCACATCCGAAGGATAGTTGCCTGAGGTAGTCACGACCTCCAGACCTGAGATCCCGTCAGCCGGTCGGGGAGCGCGAGGCCGAGGTCGACGAGGTAGCGGGTGAGCGCGAGCCGGCTCTCCACGAGGTCGGCGAGCTTGTCCGACGCGGGCTCACGGAGCCGGCCGAGCGGCAGGGCCGTGAACGCGCTGCGGATCACGAGCTGCGCGTCGAAGCCGCACCGCAGCTCGTCCAGGTCCACCGGGAACCCGTCCATCGCGAGACCCTGCGCGTGCGCGACCGCGATCTCGTCGTGCAGCGCCGGCAGCTCGGCCGCGTCGAGCAGCCCGGCGTGGGCGTGCCCGACGAGCAGCTGGCCGAGGTCGTATCCCACGGCGACGAGCCCGGCCATCGTCCAGTCGATGACCACGAATCCTTGCGGATTGTCCTTCGGAACAAGGAGGTTCTGTGGGCTGGCGTCGCCGTGCATGAACGTCTGGGGCAGCGTGTCGAGGACGCCGAGCAGCTCCGGTACGCGTGCGGCCAGCCGTTCCAGGTCGGCCCGCAGCGAGCCCGTCCCCTCCAGCAGCGGGTGCTCCCACACGGAGTCGGCGAACAGGTCCTCGAACGCCCCTGCCTCCAGGCGCGTCGTCACGTACAGGCGGGTCATCTCACCGGGGACGCGCGACGCGGTCTCCGGGTACAGGTCGTGCCGGGTCAGCCGGGCCGACAGCTGGCCGAGCAGCCGGGCGGCGCGCTGGTACCGCGGGATGTCCCAGTCCACCTGGGCGGTCTCGACGTTCTCCGACCAGACGACGGTCCGCAGATCGTCGTGCTCGTACGTTGCGTAGACCTTCGGCAGCCGGAGGCCGGGCGGCAGCGCGTGGTGCAGGTCCGACTCGTACACGTCGGCCTCGAAGCGCCAGCGCCCGTCGAACCGGCCGAAGTCCGGCACCAGCTTGGACACTCGTTCGTACGGCGGCCACAGCCGGAACGACTGCAGCTCCTTGACGAAGAACGACCAGCGGAGCACGGCCTCGCCGTCCCTCGCGGTGCCCCGGACGCGCGTCAACCGGGCCGTGACCGGCGTGCCGATCTCGTAGTCGACCTCCTCGATCCACCAGTTCACGACGGTCGCGTTCGGCCGGCCGAGCTGGCCGCGCACCATCGCGGCCAGCTCGGCTCCGTCCGGTGCTGCCCAGGCCGGCAGTCCCGCGATGCCCGGGACCACGGTCGGGTTCGTCATCGCGTGCCTGCCGAGAACGGCTCGCGTTGGTCCACGCACACGGTCCCTGCCGGCGGCAGCGTCTTGCCGTCGGTGAGGTACGTCAGCACGTGCACGAACAGGCAGAAGTCGCCGGTCAGAACGGCGTTGTGGCCGTCGGCCTCGAACGTCAGCAGCCGCGCGTTGCCGAGGTCCGCGGTGAGCCGCTCGCTCCAGACGTACGGCGTGGCGGAGTCGTACGTCGCTCCGACGACGAGGATCGGTGCCGCCGACTTCGGGTTGCGGATCTTGCCATGGAACGCGTTCCGGTCCTTCGCCGGCCACAGCGCGGCGTCCAGCTCGTTGTGTCCGACGGTGAAGAAGAAGTGGTCGAACAGGCCCTCGCCGAGCTGGCGCCGGTCGAAGTAGTCGGAGACCGGCCCGCGCGGCCACCGTTCGTCGACTGCCGTGACGGCCGTGTACGCGTCGTTGACGAAGCTGAAGCCGAGCAGGCCGACGGTCTCCTCGTACCAGTCCAGCATCGGGTCGGCCTCGCCTGCCTCCAACCGGGTCAGGGCGGCCGCGAAGCCGTCCCAGGTGGACAGTCCGTACGTCATCGACATGGCGCTCTGCCGGACGAAGTCGCCGTTCACGACCGGGTCGGCGGGGTCGGATCCGCGCAGCGGTGCGTGGTCGAGCTTCGCGAGAAGGTTGTCGAACGCGACCTTCGGATCGTCGCCGCCGAAGCCACATGCAGGCCCTGCGGCCAAGCAGCCTTGGAAGAACCGGTCGAGGACGGTCTCGTACCCGGCGGACTGCTCGAGCCACAGGTCGAGCGGACGGTCGTAGTAGGTCTGCACGTCCATCGGGTTGCTGATCACCATCGCCCGCGAGCGACCGGGGAACATGGTGGCGTACGTCGCGGCGATCGCGCTGCCGTACGAGATGCCGAGCGCCGTGAGCTTGTCGTCCCCCACGGCCTTGCGCATCAGATCGACGTCGCGGGCAGCGTTCGCCGTGCTCATGTGTGGCATCAGCAGCGCGTTCTTCTGCTGGCACGCCTTGACGTACGCGCGGGTCTTCGCCTCGTACGCCCGCCGGTCGATCGTCGCCGCACGTTCGAACGAGGGCGGGACCTGGAAGCCCTGCCCGCAGTCGAACAGCGGCCGGCTCGCACCGGTGCCGCGCGGGTCGTAGGTGACCACGTCGAACTGGCCGAGCGCGGCGAGGGCGCCGGGCGGCGCGGTGGGGAGGAAGTCGTTGCCAGGAAGGCCAGGCCCACCCGGGAGGATGAACAACGAGCCGATCCGGTTGTCCCGGTCGGTCGCGGGCGCACGCATCATCGCGATCGAGATCCTCTTGCCGTGCGGCTTGCGATAGTCGAGCGGCACGGGGATCGTGGCGCATTCGAACTGCTCCGCGCACGGCTTCCAGTCGAGCGTCGGAACGGTAGACGTCGCCGCCACCGCCCCGCTCGGCAGCAACCCGGCGAGCACCAGTCCCACTGCGGCAGCGACCGCAAGGGCGCCTTGACGCAGGCTTGGCATGGTAATTCCCTTCAGTCGAGGTCGACGATTTCCCAGTGGGCCGGTCGTTTGTGCGTTGCCCACGGCACGCCCGGCTTCATCCAGAGCACTTCGCCTTCCCAGCCGTCCGGGTCGGTGAAGCAGAACAGCCGCGCGGGACCGACGTCGGTGACGACACCGTCGGTCGCGCCGATCGCGCGCAGCCTGCTGCGGAGCTCGCGGAACGCCTCTTCACTGGCGGCGTTGTAGCCGAGGTGGTCGTGGCGACCGCGGTCGAACCGGGGCCTTGTCGCGGGCATGTCCACCGACGCGAGCTCGTAGGCGGAGAGGATCGCGTTCGGTCCCACGTTGATCAACGCGAGCCGTACGTTCTCCTCCTGCAGGTCCCATTCGACCCGCGCCTCGAAGACGCGTCGGTAGAACCGCACCAGCCGGTCGAGATCCGGCGTCAGTACGGCAACGTGGTTGATCCCCGCGAGTAGCTTCAAGGCCCCGATCCTTCGTGTTTCGGTGCGTCAGTGCTCAGTGCACGAGGTCGTCGGCGAACGCGAGCACGTCCTGCAGCGCGGCGGGCATGAGACCGAGGTGGTCGACGCCCGGGTAGGACTTGAACGTGACGTCGTTGCCCTTGGCCCGCAGGCGATCCGCGGTCAGCTCGGCGGCCTCGGGCGAGACGACCGTGTCGAGGGTGCCCTGAGCGATGAACAACGGCTCGTGGTGCTTGACGATCGGGATCTCGGCGTTCGGGATGAACAGTTCGGCCACCTTCTGGTACTCGCCCAGCGAGACGTCGAAGTAGTCACCGTTCGTCTTGCCCGCGGACGCGACGGCGAGCGCGGTGTAGCAGTCGGTCTGCTCGGCCCGGGTCATGAGCTCCTTGCCCGCGGGGGTGACGTAGTCGTCCGCCTCGAACTTGCCGGGGTGCGCTGCCTCGACCACGGGGAACACCAGGAAGAAGTTCGGGATCACCGGCGCGGCCGGCCCGAACGCGGTGTACGAGGCGATCGTGTCGCGGAACTGCGTCGGCGGGGCGGTCGCGATCGTGCCACGGAAGTCCAGCTCCGGCGCGTACTTGTGCTCCATCGCACCGGCGAACAGCACGCCCTGGGCGCCCTGCGACTGCCCGACGGCGAGCCAGGTGCGGCTCAGCGAGGAGTCCACCTTGCGGGCCGCGCGGACCATGTCGATGATGCCGTACCCCTCGGACTTCCCGTACAGGTAGAGATGCGTGCCGGGAGTGCCGAAGCCCTCGTAGTCGCTGCTGACGACGGCGTAGCCGGCGCCGAGCAATGCACCGAGGTAGTTGGTGTCGCGGGCCGAGCGGCCGGCGATCGAGTTCGCGCAGTTGTCGGCGATGCCGACCGTTCCGTGTCCCCAGCTGACGACGGGCCAACCCTTCTTGGGAGCCTTGCCCGTCGGGATGAAGACGGCGCCGGACACGACGGTCTGCTTGCCGTTCTGGCCGGTCGACACGTAGTGGACGCGGTACGCCTTGGCGGTGTTGGGCAGCCAGAGCGCCGCCGGGAGCTGCTCGATCTTGACCGGCTTGCCGAGCGGGGCGCTCGACGCGGTGGCCGGCTGCGCGCTGAATCCACCTGCCAGCAAGGCGATGGCGGCGAGAGCGATCAGGACAAGTAGTCGGATGCGTGGAATGGTCGGGGTCATGAGTGTTCTCTCCGGAACCGTTCGAGATAGGCCGCGACGTCCTGGCGGACGCCGGGAAGGTGGGGGTAGAACGCGTCGCCGGGGCAGGCCGTCGCGCTCCACTCGCGGTGCGCGGCGATGGCCGGTACGGTCTTCTGCGCTCCGCTGATGGGGTTGACGTACGCGACGGTGGCGAGCGGGTCGAGCCCAGTGAGGTGGGCAAGGCCGGCGAGCGTACGGACGAGCGACCTGCGTGCGGCCGCGGTGGGTTGGATGGTGGTGAAGTCGCCGAGCAGGCAGACGCCCACGTTGCCGGCGTTGAAGCCGCCGACGTGCGCGCCGTTCGACATCCGTGGGCCGTTGCCCTGCCGGCCTTGAAAGACCGGCGTGGTGTCGGCGCCGGACCAGCGGCCCTCGTAGATCGTGCCGTGCCGGTCGATCAGCAGTTGGTAGCCGATGTCGCCCCAGGTCTGTGTCACGGCCTGGTCGCGGTAGATCGCGCGTACGGTGGCCGCCGGGTTCGCGTCGTTGTTCGACGTCACCGCATGGTGAACCGTCAACGTTTGAACAGGAAAGTACGCCTGCGGCATGATCTCGTTGCCGTTCGTGTCGAACCGGAACGACTCGTCGGCACCCCAGCCGGCGCGGCGTACGACCTCGACGCCGAACGCTCGGACGGTCGAAGGCGCGGCGTTGGCGATGCCCGGGGCAGCGAGGGCCGCGCTCACGGTCAGAGCCCCCGTGAGCACGGCACGACGTCGGAGGCGCATCAGAACGACACCCGA is part of the Tenggerimyces flavus genome and encodes:
- a CDS encoding peptidoglycan recognition protein family protein translates to MSAALAAPGIANAAPSTVRAFGVEVVRRAGWGADESFRFDTNGNEIMPQAYFPVQTLTVHHAVTSNNDANPAATVRAIYRDQAVTQTWGDIGYQLLIDRHGTIYEGRWSGADTTPVFQGRQGNGPRMSNGAHVGGFNAGNVGVCLLGDFTTIQPTAAARRSLVRTLAGLAHLTGLDPLATVAYVNPISGAQKTVPAIAAHREWSATACPGDAFYPHLPGVRQDVAAYLERFRREHS
- a CDS encoding alpha/beta hydrolase, with translation MTPTIPRIRLLVLIALAAIALLAGGFSAQPATASSAPLGKPVKIEQLPAALWLPNTAKAYRVHYVSTGQNGKQTVVSGAVFIPTGKAPKKGWPVVSWGHGTVGIADNCANSIAGRSARDTNYLGALLGAGYAVVSSDYEGFGTPGTHLYLYGKSEGYGIIDMVRAARKVDSSLSRTWLAVGQSQGAQGVLFAGAMEHKYAPELDFRGTIATAPPTQFRDTIASYTAFGPAAPVIPNFFLVFPVVEAAHPGKFEADDYVTPAGKELMTRAEQTDCYTALAVASAGKTNGDYFDVSLGEYQKVAELFIPNAEIPIVKHHEPLFIAQGTLDTVVSPEAAELTADRLRAKGNDVTFKSYPGVDHLGLMPAALQDVLAFADDLVH